From the genome of Papaver somniferum cultivar HN1 chromosome 2, ASM357369v1, whole genome shotgun sequence, one region includes:
- the LOC113346990 gene encoding glutamate--tRNA ligase, chloroplastic/mitochondrial-like, with amino-acid sequence MASLIGSPWMRIRALPDISSPFIRHFKPLPLRRNFCIIAASISSPGFRKKDEGEVRVRFAPSPTGNLHVGGARTALFNYLFARSKGGKFVLRIEDTDLERSTKESEEAVLRDLAWLGLEWDEGPGAGGEYGPYRQSERNVMYKQYAENLLNSGHAYRCFCSNEELEKMKDIAKLKNLPPVYTGKWASATDDEVQEELSKGTPYTYRFRVPKNGVLKVNDLIRGEVSWGLNTLGDFVIMRSNGQPVYNFCVTVDDATMSISHVIRAEEHLPNTLRQALIYKALGFPMPKFAHVSLILAPDRSKLSKRHGATSVGQFREMGYLPEGMVNYLALLGWGDGTENEYFTLQQLVDKFTIDRVNKSGAIFDITKLRWMNGQHLKALPSGDFVKLLAQRWKTTGVLTESEGEFVNEAAELLKDGIDLVPDADKALTNLLSYPLFATLASPEGKPVLEDKLSEVATSLLAAYDSGELGVALEEGHAGWKNWVKSFGKSTKRKGKSLFMPLRVLLTGKLHGPDMSSSIILLHKAGSCGVVAPEAGFVTLDERIKMLREIDWEAFNKEDQPTLESPSATTA; translated from the exons ATGGCGTCTCTAATAGGATCACCATGGATGAGAATCAGGGCTTTACCTGATATCTCATCTCCATTCATTCGTCATTTCAAGCCACTCCCTCTCCGTAGAAACTTCTGTATTATCGCGGCTTCAATTTCAAGTCCTGGTTTCCGTAAGAAAGACGAAGGAGAAGTTCGAGTTCGTTTCGCTCCTTCTCCTACTGGAAATTTACATGTTGGTGGAGCTAGAACAGCTTTGTTTAACTATTTGTTCGCCAG GTCTAAGGGTGGAAAGTTTGTACTTAGAATTGAAGATACTGATTTGGAAAGATCTACTAAGGAATCTGAGGAAGCTGTGCTGAGAGATCTGGCTTGGCTTGGCCTTGAATGGGATGAAG GCCCTGGTGCTGGTGGAGAATATGGTCCATATCGGCAGTCTGAACGAAATGTTATGTACAAACAATATGCTGAGAATCTGTTGAATTCTGGGCATGCTTACAGGTGTTTTTGTTCGAATGAG GAATTGGAGAAAATGAAGGACATTGCAAAGCTAAAAAACCTACCACCAGTTTATACAGGAAAATGGGCTTCAGCAACAGATGATGAAGTACAGGAAGAACTATCTAAAGGGACACCATACACATACCGGTTTCGGGTCCCAAAAAATGGCGTCTTAAAAGTTAATGACCTTATCCGTGGAGAA GTCAGTTGGGGGTTGAACACCCTTGGAGATTTCGTGATCATGAGAAGCAATGGTCAACCTGTCTACAATTTCTGTGTCACAGTTGATGATGCTACCATGTCTATCTCTCATGTTATAAG AGCAGAAGAGCATTTACCAAACACTCTGAGACAAGCATTGATATACAAA GCTCTAGGATTTCCAATGCCTAAATTTGCTCATGTTTCTTTAATCCTTGCTCCTGACAGAAGTAAATTGTCAAAACGCCATGGAGCAACTTCAGTAGGTCAG TTTAGAGAGATGGGTTATTTGCCAGAGGGAATGGTGAACTACCTCGCACTTTTGGGGTGGGGAGATGGAACTGAAAATGAATATTTCACCCTTCAGCAGCTTG TTGATAAGTTTACTATTGATCGTGTCAACAAGAGTGGAGCTATTTTTGATATAACAAAGCTAAG GTGGATGAATGGTCAACATTTAAAAGCTCTCCCGTCCGGAGATTTTGTCAAGCTTTTGGCTCAACGCTGGAAAACCACTGGCGTCCTCACAGAATCAGAAGGAGAGTTTGTGAAT GAAGCTGCCGAACTGCTCAAGGATGGTATCGACTTAGTACCGGATGCAGACAAAGCACTCACAAATTTGCTCTCCTATCCATTATTTGCTACTTTAGCCAG TCCTGAAGGTAAACCTGTTTTAGAAGACAAGCTCTCGGAAGTTGCCACCAGCTTGCTCGCTGCTTATGACAGTGGAGAGCTGGGTGTGGCACTTGAAGAAGGTCATGCTGGTTGGAAGAACTGGGTGAAGAGCTTTGGGAAATCGACGAAACGCAAG GGTAAATCTCTTTTCATGCCGCTTCGAGTTTTGCTGACAGGAAAACTCCATGGGCCAGACATGAGTTCCAGTATCATCTTACTCCATAAAGCTGGAAGCTGTGGTGTGGTTGCTCCTGAAGCAGGGTTTGTTACCTTAGATGAAAGGATTAAAATGTTGAGGGAAATCGACTGGGAAGCATTCAATAAAGAAGATCAGCCTACTTTAGAATCACCATCTGCTACCACTGCATAA